One Cydia splendana chromosome 21, ilCydSple1.2, whole genome shotgun sequence genomic region harbors:
- the LOC134801045 gene encoding uncharacterized protein LOC134801045, with protein MHRDVVAVDRNLTPLSLANENWRKPVVLSTADRKAAWESKALHGRFYKALTGPDVDLLASVNWLRFGDLFGETEGFACAIADEVMMTNNYRKYILKDGTVDICRACRRPGESLRHIISGCSHLANGEYLHRHNLVARIIHQQLALLYGLVDREVPYYKYLPAPVLENGRATLYWDRSIITDRTIVANKPDIVLIDRSQRRVVLADVTIPHDENLVKAEKDKSSKYLDLAHEITAMWDVDSTIIVPIVVSANGLIAKSLDQHLERLSLGGWIKGQMQKAVILDTARIVRRFLTLRP; from the coding sequence atgcatcgtgatgtggtggcagtagacaggaacctcacgccgctctccttggcaaacgagaactggcgcaaacctgtggtactaagtactgcggatcgcaaggcggcatgggagagtaaggcgctacacgggcggttctacaaggccctcacgggacccgatgtggacctgctcgcgtcggtgaactggttacgattcggggacctcttcggagaaaccgagggttttgcctgtgcaattgcggacgaagtgatgatgacgaacaactatcggaaatatatcctgaaggacggtacggtcgacatttgtcgggcatgccgccgtcccggagagtcactcaggcatatcatttccggttgttctcatcttgctaacggtgagtacttgcacagacataatctcgtagccaggattattcaccagcaacttgctcttctatacggccttgtggaccgcgaagtaccgtactacaagtacttacctgcgcctgttctcgagaatggtcgtgccacgctctattgggatcgatctatcatcactgacaggactattgtcgccaataagcctgacatcgtgctgatagaccgatcgcagcgccgggtcgtgctcgccgacgtcaccatcccccatgatgagaatctcgtgaaggccgagaaggacaagtccagcaagtacctagacttagctcatgagattaccgccatgtgggatgttgactcgacgatcattgttccgatagtcgtgtcagcgaacggtctcatagcgaagagtctcgaccaacacctagagagactctcgctgggtggttggatcaagggtcagatgcagaaggcggtaattttggacacggcgcgtatagtacgtcggttcctcactctgcggccctga